In a single window of the Leptolyngbya sp. 'hensonii' genome:
- a CDS encoding glycosyltransferase family 2 protein: MSVRSPTALMIENMDSQPLVSVLIPTYNRCQLLTKAIRSAQIQSYEALEIIVSDNASQDETPALIRPIAAADARVRYFRFDQGVEPAQNWRNCLHLATGKYCFILCDDDFLLDLDYVKNSVALLEKHQAGLLVTDCILGTHIQDYIYNQATNLRLPEHIPGREFFLKFWEGSYSPPVISGLFHRELAIACDAFTVGGTALMDIELWLKLMLLTDVVYNPFPSVLYYQHGANWLFSMSLDDRRIDIQFIDRVFEFAQARSAFPLEVLLPWRARMYQYYIHVHILNECLRVGIPEAEFAAFGAAVGAPVGISYRACQLAYRSRQSRYWQLISDGLGQAWRIPWIVQLYKFAKDKIKL; encoded by the coding sequence ATGTCTGTGCGATCCCCCACGGCATTGATGATAGAGAACATGGATAGTCAACCCCTCGTCAGCGTTTTGATTCCAACGTACAATCGCTGTCAGTTACTCACTAAGGCCATCAGGAGCGCTCAGATTCAGTCTTATGAGGCTCTGGAGATCATTGTCAGTGACAATGCCTCTCAGGATGAAACGCCAGCGCTGATCCGCCCGATCGCGGCTGCCGATGCACGAGTCCGCTATTTTCGCTTTGATCAGGGGGTAGAGCCAGCCCAAAACTGGCGGAACTGCCTGCACCTGGCGACGGGCAAGTACTGTTTTATCCTCTGTGATGATGATTTTCTGCTGGATCTGGATTACGTAAAAAATAGCGTGGCCCTGCTGGAGAAACATCAGGCCGGATTGCTGGTGACGGATTGTATTTTAGGGACCCATATCCAGGATTACATCTACAATCAGGCGACGAATCTGAGGTTGCCGGAGCACATTCCAGGGCGGGAATTTTTCCTCAAATTTTGGGAAGGCTCCTACAGCCCTCCCGTCATCAGTGGGTTGTTTCACCGGGAACTGGCGATCGCCTGTGATGCCTTCACCGTCGGTGGCACAGCCCTGATGGACATTGAATTGTGGTTAAAGCTGATGTTGTTGACGGATGTGGTCTACAACCCATTTCCCAGTGTGCTCTACTATCAGCACGGGGCCAACTGGTTGTTTTCCATGTCCCTGGACGATCGGCGGATCGACATTCAATTTATTGACCGGGTATTTGAATTTGCCCAGGCCCGATCGGCGTTTCCTTTAGAGGTCTTACTGCCCTGGCGAGCCCGCATGTATCAGTACTACATTCATGTCCATATCCTGAATGAGTGCTTGCGGGTGGGGATTCCAGAGGCAGAATTTGCTGCTTTTGGGGCAGCGGTGGGCGCTCCGGTGGGGATTTCCTACCGGGCCTGTCAACTGGCCTATCGCAGTCGGCAGTCCCGATACTGGCAGTTGATTTCGGATGGACTGGGCCAAGCCTGGCGGATTCCCTGGATTGTCCAGCTCTACAAATTTGCAAAAGACAAGATCAAGCTATGA
- the rfbF gene encoding glucose-1-phosphate cytidylyltransferase has product MKVVILAGGLGTRLQEETTVKPKPMVEVGGHPILWHIMHIYAAAGFKEFLIALGYKGEVIKHYFLNYYYARNDVSIHLGQGDVQVHNPGREDWLVHLVDTGATTNTGGRLKRLKSWVSDGTFLMTYGDGVANLNVKDVLEFHRHHGKLATVTAVRPPARFGGLSFAGDLVKEFVEKPQIGEGWINGGFFVLEPQVLDYIDGDHTLFEQEPLERLAQDNQLVAFRHGDFWQCMDTLRDVKMLEALWQEQKAPWKIWQDG; this is encoded by the coding sequence ATGAAAGTTGTTATCCTGGCTGGTGGATTAGGGACTCGCCTGCAAGAAGAAACCACCGTGAAGCCAAAACCGATGGTGGAAGTCGGAGGACATCCCATTCTCTGGCACATTATGCATATCTATGCGGCGGCGGGATTTAAAGAGTTTCTGATTGCCCTAGGTTACAAAGGGGAGGTGATCAAGCACTACTTTTTGAACTACTACTATGCCCGCAATGATGTCAGTATTCATCTGGGCCAGGGAGATGTTCAAGTCCATAACCCTGGCCGGGAAGACTGGCTGGTGCATCTGGTGGATACGGGGGCGACGACGAATACGGGGGGTCGCCTCAAGCGATTGAAGTCCTGGGTCAGTGACGGTACGTTTCTGATGACCTATGGGGATGGGGTAGCTAATCTGAACGTGAAGGATGTGTTAGAGTTTCATCGTCATCACGGCAAACTCGCTACAGTGACGGCTGTGCGTCCACCGGCCCGGTTTGGGGGCCTGAGTTTTGCTGGGGATCTGGTGAAGGAATTTGTGGAGAAACCGCAAATTGGGGAGGGTTGGATCAATGGCGGTTTTTTTGTCCTCGAACCCCAAGTGCTGGACTATATCGATGGCGACCACACCCTGTTTGAACAGGAGCCCCTGGAGCGGTTGGCCCAGGATAATCAACTGGTGGCCTTTCGTCATGGTGACTTCTGGCAATGTATGGATACCCTGCGGGATGTGAAGATGCTGGAAGCCCTCTGGCAGGAACAAAAAGCCCCCTGGAAAATCTGGCAAGACGGCTGA
- a CDS encoding GDP-mannose 4,6-dehydratase gives MTIQFWQQRRVLVTGATGVVGAWLVKDLLAQGAYVVALVRDADPQSEFFRSGDFRSVSIVSGCLEDFATLERAVNEHEVDTVFHLAAQTIVGTAHRSPVPTFEANIRGTYYLLEACRIHRVQRVVIASSDKAYGPQLQLPYREDMPLQGRHPYEVSKSCADLIAQSYYHTYGLPVAIARCGNVYGGGDLNWSRIVPGTIRSLLHQEAPLIRSDGTFVRDYLYVKDVVQGYQRLAECLEDERVAGEGFNFSQEAPLTVLQLVDTLRSLMHCEAILPLVQANARGEIHSQHLSALKARTLLEWQPRFSLEEGLRETIDWYRQFFALPARTPDRTLYPVL, from the coding sequence ATGACGATACAATTCTGGCAGCAACGGCGGGTACTGGTGACAGGGGCAACCGGAGTGGTAGGGGCCTGGCTGGTCAAGGATTTGCTGGCCCAGGGAGCCTATGTGGTGGCCCTGGTCAGAGATGCCGATCCCCAATCTGAATTTTTTCGCAGTGGCGATTTTCGATCAGTCTCGATCGTCAGCGGCTGTCTGGAAGACTTCGCCACCCTGGAACGGGCGGTGAATGAACATGAGGTGGATACGGTGTTCCATCTGGCGGCCCAGACGATCGTCGGCACCGCCCATCGCTCCCCCGTCCCCACCTTTGAGGCCAATATTCGCGGCACCTACTATCTGCTAGAAGCCTGTCGCATCCATCGGGTGCAGCGGGTGGTGATTGCCTCCAGTGACAAAGCCTATGGCCCCCAGCTCCAGTTGCCCTATCGGGAAGACATGCCCCTGCAGGGGCGTCATCCCTACGAAGTCTCCAAGAGTTGCGCCGACCTGATTGCCCAGTCTTACTACCACACCTATGGCTTACCCGTGGCGATCGCCCGCTGCGGTAATGTTTACGGGGGAGGAGATCTGAACTGGAGCCGGATTGTGCCCGGAACCATCCGATCGTTGCTGCACCAGGAAGCTCCCTTGATCCGCAGTGATGGGACTTTCGTGCGGGACTATCTCTACGTCAAGGATGTGGTGCAGGGCTATCAGCGTCTAGCCGAATGCCTGGAGGATGAGCGGGTCGCTGGAGAGGGCTTTAACTTCAGCCAGGAAGCCCCCCTGACCGTGCTGCAACTGGTGGATACCCTGCGCTCCCTGATGCATTGTGAGGCGATTCTGCCCCTGGTGCAGGCGAATGCTCGTGGGGAAATCCACTCCCAGCATCTGTCGGCCTTGAAAGCCCGGACTTTGCTGGAATGGCAGCCTCGATTTTCCCTAGAGGAGGGGCTGCGGGAAACGATTGATTGGTACCGCCAGTTTTTTGCCCTACCCGCCAGAACTCCTGATCGAACCCTATACCCTGTTCTCTGA
- a CDS encoding dTDP-4-dehydrorhamnose 3,5-epimerase family protein — protein MIDGVAIYPLKKIPDERGTIFHMLRCDAPHFEGFGEIYFSKVYPGAVKGWHLHQQMVLNYAVVTGMIKLALYDDRPDSPTEGELQELFIGEDHYVLVRIPARVWNGFKGIGTEPAIVANCATLPHDPTEIVRLDPLNNHIPYDWSLKHR, from the coding sequence ATGATTGACGGTGTTGCCATTTACCCCCTGAAGAAAATCCCGGATGAACGGGGCACGATTTTTCACATGCTGCGCTGTGATGCGCCCCACTTTGAGGGGTTCGGCGAAATTTATTTTTCCAAGGTCTATCCGGGGGCAGTGAAAGGCTGGCATCTACACCAACAGATGGTTCTGAACTATGCTGTGGTGACAGGCATGATCAAGCTGGCGCTCTATGACGATCGTCCCGATTCCCCTACTGAGGGAGAATTGCAGGAACTGTTTATCGGAGAAGACCATTATGTGCTGGTGCGAATTCCGGCCAGGGTCTGGAATGGCTTTAAGGGAATTGGAACTGAGCCTGCGATCGTGGCCAACTGTGCCACCCTGCCCCACGATCCCACCGAGATCGTCCGCCTGGATCCCCTGAATAACCATATTCCCTACGACTGGAGTTTGAAACACCGATGA
- a CDS encoding SDR family oxidoreductase translates to MNTHVIIGASGQVGEHLMTVLTANGVRVMGTSYSYAVPDLPRLDIRDRAAVDAFLEQTRPDVVYLPASLTNVDYCELHPDEGYATNVLGVQHVVTGADRLGALVVYFSSDYIFDGEAGPYRETDPAHPLCVYGMQKLIAEHYVALHCRSSLIIRTTGVYGWERQGKNFVSRLITNLRAGQTARVPIDQIGSPTYAPNLAAAVTELVLTGETGVYHVSGDTCASRYDFACEAARVFGLDPGQIQGVSTAELGQAAKRPLRGGLVVDKAAAAVHVSLLGYPAGLREMRAEKEFN, encoded by the coding sequence ATGAATACCCATGTGATTATTGGTGCCTCTGGTCAGGTGGGAGAACATCTGATGACGGTTCTTACTGCCAATGGGGTGCGGGTAATGGGAACCTCCTACAGTTATGCTGTCCCGGATTTGCCCCGGTTGGATATTCGCGATCGGGCCGCCGTGGATGCCTTTCTGGAGCAGACTCGCCCGGATGTGGTCTATCTGCCTGCTTCCCTCACCAATGTGGACTACTGCGAACTGCATCCTGATGAGGGCTATGCTACCAATGTCCTTGGGGTGCAGCATGTGGTGACGGGGGCCGATCGCCTGGGAGCCTTAGTGGTGTACTTCTCGTCGGATTACATCTTTGATGGGGAGGCTGGTCCTTACCGGGAAACCGATCCGGCCCATCCCCTCTGCGTCTATGGGATGCAGAAGTTGATAGCTGAGCATTATGTGGCCCTCCATTGCCGCAGTTCCCTGATTATTCGCACCACGGGCGTCTATGGTTGGGAGCGGCAGGGTAAGAATTTTGTCTCGCGCCTGATTACCAATCTGCGGGCTGGCCAGACGGCGCGGGTGCCGATCGATCAAATTGGCAGCCCCACCTATGCCCCCAATCTGGCGGCTGCTGTCACGGAACTGGTTTTGACTGGAGAAACGGGCGTTTATCACGTCAGTGGCGACACCTGTGCCAGTCGCTATGACTTTGCCTGTGAGGCTGCCAGGGTTTTTGGCCTCGATCCTGGCCAGATCCAGGGGGTCAGCACCGCTGAATTAGGACAGGCGGCGAAGCGACCCCTGCGGGGCGGCCTGGTGGTAGATAAGGCAGCCGCAGCGGTTCACGTTTCTCTCCTGGGCTATCCGGCAGGGTTACGGGAGATGCGGGCAGAAAAGGAGTTTAATTGA
- a CDS encoding NAD-dependent epimerase/dehydratase family protein produces the protein MDAWTGEWGSRLRQQRVLVTGATGFVGGHLCDRLLELGAEVHGLARQAGMGDATSGWQPWSVDLRDREAVRQALHQIRPQIVYHLAGLVTARQDVALVLPMLEHNLLGTIHLLLAATEIGCDRLILAGSSEEPDITMPIPTSPYAAAKATASLYGQMFQKLYGVPVTIVKLFMTYGPRQEAAKLIPYTILSLLRGEPPHLSSGQRICDLLYIRDLVQGLLQVGIQPDLVGQTVHLGTGQGTPLREVVDRLVQISGTSVQPLFGAIPDRLGEHPQIADLQTTRQILDWEPQWTLSQGLTETVAWYRLQEDIAHGR, from the coding sequence GTGGACGCCTGGACTGGGGAATGGGGTAGCCGGTTGAGACAGCAGCGGGTTCTGGTGACAGGGGCCACTGGCTTTGTTGGAGGGCACCTGTGCGATCGGTTGTTGGAACTGGGGGCAGAAGTCCACGGGCTGGCTCGGCAAGCTGGGATGGGGGATGCCACCAGCGGCTGGCAGCCCTGGTCGGTGGACCTGCGCGATCGGGAGGCGGTCCGGCAGGCCCTACATCAGATCCGGCCTCAGATTGTCTATCATCTGGCAGGTCTGGTGACGGCCCGTCAGGATGTGGCTTTGGTGTTGCCGATGCTGGAGCATAATCTGTTGGGGACGATTCACCTGCTGCTGGCGGCGACAGAAATCGGTTGTGATCGGCTGATTCTGGCTGGTTCCTCGGAGGAGCCTGATATCACCATGCCTATTCCCACCTCTCCCTATGCGGCGGCTAAGGCTACAGCCTCCCTCTATGGTCAGATGTTCCAGAAGCTGTATGGGGTGCCGGTGACGATCGTGAAACTCTTTATGACCTACGGTCCCCGCCAGGAGGCAGCCAAGCTCATTCCTTATACCATCTTGTCATTGCTGCGGGGAGAGCCGCCGCATCTCAGTAGTGGTCAGCGGATCTGCGATCTGCTTTACATTCGGGATCTGGTCCAGGGGTTGCTGCAAGTTGGCATCCAGCCTGATCTGGTCGGGCAGACGGTGCATCTGGGCACAGGCCAGGGCACACCCCTGCGGGAGGTGGTGGATCGGCTGGTTCAAATCAGTGGAACTTCTGTGCAACCTTTATTTGGGGCGATTCCCGATCGTTTGGGAGAACATCCCCAGATCGCCGATCTCCAGACAACTCGCCAGATCCTGGACTGGGAGCCTCAATGGACCTTATCCCAGGGCTTGACAGAGACCGTAGCATGGTATCGATTACAGGAGGACATTGCCCATGGACGCTGA
- the rfbH gene encoding lipopolysaccharide biosynthesis protein RfbH, giving the protein MDAEELRQDILQRVAAYHAAAFPARSFVPGQTPIPVSGRVFDQTDLIYLAEACLDFWLTTGRFAAQFEQEFAQGLGVRHALLCNSGSSANLLALSALTSPELGDRQLRSGDEVITVAAGFPTTLNPILQNGLVPVFLDIELATHNIDVQRLEEAISPRTRAIMLAHTLGNPFNLEAVQQVVQRHNLWLIEDNCDALGSTYNGQLTGTFGDLATVSFYPAHHITMGEGGCVLTNQPRLKVLVESFRDWGRSCWCAPGKDDTCGKRFGWQLGDLPAGYDHKYTYSHIGYNLKLTDMQAAIGVAQLQKLPGFIATRRYNWQRLSAGLQPLSDWLILPQPTPNSDPSWFGFLITVRPEAPFSRNDLVRHLESHKIGTRLLFGGNLIRQPAYRQMPHRVVGELKQTDLVMNQSFWIGVYPGLTEPMLDYMVDTLTSFVRQSTGITVGASS; this is encoded by the coding sequence ATGGACGCTGAGGAATTGCGACAGGATATTCTGCAGCGGGTGGCGGCTTACCATGCCGCTGCCTTCCCAGCCCGATCGTTCGTTCCCGGTCAGACTCCCATTCCCGTGTCGGGTCGAGTGTTTGACCAGACCGATCTGATCTACCTGGCCGAAGCCTGTCTGGACTTTTGGTTGACCACAGGCCGGTTTGCCGCCCAATTTGAGCAGGAGTTTGCCCAAGGGCTGGGGGTCCGCCATGCCCTCCTCTGTAACTCCGGATCGTCTGCCAACCTGCTGGCCTTGTCGGCCCTGACTTCGCCAGAGCTGGGCGATCGGCAACTGCGATCGGGGGATGAAGTGATTACCGTGGCGGCTGGGTTCCCGACCACCCTGAATCCTATTTTGCAGAATGGGCTGGTGCCGGTGTTCCTGGATATTGAACTGGCAACCCATAACATCGATGTCCAGAGACTGGAGGAAGCCATTTCCCCCCGCACCCGCGCTATCATGCTGGCCCACACCTTAGGCAATCCCTTCAATCTGGAGGCTGTCCAGCAGGTGGTCCAACGGCATAACCTGTGGCTGATTGAAGACAACTGTGATGCCCTGGGCTCGACCTATAACGGCCAGTTGACGGGCACCTTTGGTGATCTGGCAACGGTCAGTTTCTACCCGGCCCACCACATCACCATGGGTGAAGGGGGCTGTGTCCTGACGAACCAGCCTCGCCTCAAGGTGCTGGTGGAGTCTTTTCGGGATTGGGGCCGGAGTTGCTGGTGTGCGCCGGGGAAGGACGACACCTGTGGCAAACGGTTTGGCTGGCAGTTAGGGGACTTACCGGCTGGCTATGACCACAAGTACACCTACTCCCACATTGGCTATAACCTGAAGCTGACGGACATGCAGGCGGCGATCGGCGTTGCGCAGCTCCAAAAACTGCCCGGATTTATTGCTACCCGGCGGTACAACTGGCAACGGTTGTCTGCTGGCCTGCAACCCCTGTCAGACTGGCTCATCCTCCCCCAGCCGACCCCTAACAGTGACCCCAGTTGGTTCGGATTTCTGATTACGGTGCGGCCAGAGGCTCCCTTCAGCCGGAATGACTTGGTGCGCCATCTGGAAAGTCACAAGATTGGCACCCGCCTTCTCTTCGGTGGAAATCTGATCCGTCAACCGGCCTATCGTCAGATGCCCCATCGGGTGGTCGGAGAGCTGAAACAGACGGACCTGGTGATGAATCAGTCTTTCTGGATTGGGGTTTATCCGGGACTGACAGAACCCATGCTTGACTATATGGTGGACACCCTCACCTCGTTTGTGCGACAGTCTACGGGAATCACAGTGGGAGCGTCTTCATGA
- a CDS encoding GDP-mannose 4,6-dehydratase has protein sequence MSWLITGGCGFVGSNLAHDLLSSGETVVVLDNLSRQGSPENLTWLRSQHGRDWQFVQADIRDRDRVADLVRELRPQAIAHLAGQVAMTTSIQDPRLDFEVNALGTLNVLEAVRLYSSETIVLYSSTNKVYGSLEELTYGETETRYTLPDYPHGLAETLQLDGCSPYGCSKLAADQYVRDYHRVYGIPTVVFRHSSMYGGRQFATYDQGWIGWFCLQALAMSDSQIPPFTISGNGKQVRDVLHAQDLIRAYRLAVTQIDRCAGEIYNLGGGMANSLSLLELFAILTELTGYPLRFRSLDWRHGDQKVFVADLAKVNQHLGWSPTVSKQDGLRMMLDWTEEVQARVPTLS, from the coding sequence ATGAGCTGGCTGATTACAGGGGGCTGCGGGTTTGTCGGGTCCAATCTGGCCCACGATCTGCTGAGTTCCGGGGAAACGGTGGTTGTTCTGGATAACTTGAGTCGTCAGGGTTCTCCGGAAAATCTGACCTGGTTGCGGTCCCAGCATGGTCGGGACTGGCAATTTGTGCAAGCGGATATCCGCGATCGCGATCGGGTGGCGGACTTGGTGCGGGAATTGCGACCCCAGGCGATCGCCCATCTGGCAGGTCAGGTGGCCATGACCACCAGCATTCAGGACCCGCGCCTGGATTTTGAGGTGAATGCCCTGGGGACTTTGAATGTGCTGGAGGCTGTGCGCCTCTACTCCAGTGAGACGATCGTCCTCTATTCCTCCACCAATAAGGTCTATGGGTCTCTCGAAGAATTGACCTATGGGGAGACTGAGACTCGCTACACCCTGCCTGACTATCCCCATGGGTTGGCTGAAACCCTGCAACTGGATGGTTGTTCTCCCTACGGCTGTTCTAAGCTGGCTGCCGATCAGTATGTGCGGGATTATCACCGGGTTTATGGCATTCCCACGGTGGTGTTTCGCCACTCTTCCATGTACGGCGGACGGCAGTTCGCCACCTACGATCAGGGCTGGATTGGCTGGTTTTGTCTCCAGGCCCTAGCCATGTCCGATTCTCAGATTCCCCCCTTTACGATTTCGGGCAATGGGAAGCAGGTGCGGGATGTGTTGCATGCCCAGGACTTAATTCGGGCTTATCGGCTGGCAGTGACCCAGATCGATCGCTGTGCGGGTGAAATCTACAACTTGGGCGGGGGCATGGCCAACTCCCTCTCCCTGTTGGAACTGTTTGCCATTTTGACGGAACTGACAGGCTATCCCCTGCGTTTCCGCTCTCTGGACTGGCGACATGGCGATCAGAAGGTATTTGTGGCAGATCTGGCAAAAGTTAACCAGCATTTGGGCTGGAGTCCGACGGTGAGTAAGCAGGATGGGCTCCGGATGATGCTGGATTGGACAGAGGAGGTGCAGGCCCGTGTCCCAACCCTTAGTTAG
- a CDS encoding glycosyltransferase family A protein codes for MSQPLVSIGIPVYNREKLVRQAIESALAQTYSNLEIIVVDNCSTDNTHGVIQEYSRMDHRVRCYRNEQNLGPVPNWYRCLELSQGEYFKILFSDDWLEPTAIATLTEPFHHHPQIAFTYSTAIHHYACPLDGQMERLLFRHSPGGLLSSFDFLWESALYDLAVIPVTPSAALFRRQDALSAFTLHIPCRLEFDCNRRGMGNDAMLFWKPCARYPEHYHILDPLVHFAEGAEGEASFTMSMIRSGQLATERVCYQSAFGHFLATTPLPGSTRQILQAGMFWQRVPADLAHLEAFLAEFALCFPPEYPWWEFDLQGDRIRELLDRHSPDMLRAILAQLPFHPTTTLRRIPLELAALKARVRGRLSRVKGRFRHQ; via the coding sequence GTGTCCCAACCCTTAGTTAGTATTGGCATTCCGGTTTATAACCGGGAGAAACTGGTGCGGCAGGCGATCGAAAGCGCCTTGGCCCAGACCTATTCCAACCTGGAAATCATCGTGGTGGATAACTGTAGTACGGATAATACCCATGGGGTGATCCAGGAATACAGCCGGATGGACCATCGGGTTCGCTGCTATCGCAATGAACAAAATCTCGGTCCGGTGCCCAATTGGTATCGTTGTCTGGAACTGAGTCAGGGAGAATACTTCAAGATTCTGTTTTCTGATGACTGGTTGGAGCCGACGGCGATCGCGACCTTGACGGAACCGTTTCACCACCATCCCCAGATTGCCTTCACCTACTCCACGGCGATTCACCATTATGCCTGCCCCCTGGATGGTCAGATGGAACGGCTGCTGTTCCGGCATTCGCCCGGCGGGTTACTCTCCTCTTTTGATTTCCTCTGGGAATCGGCCCTCTATGATCTGGCGGTGATTCCGGTGACCCCCTCAGCGGCCCTGTTTCGTCGTCAGGATGCGCTGTCAGCGTTTACGCTGCACATTCCCTGTCGTCTGGAGTTTGACTGTAACCGCCGAGGGATGGGCAATGATGCCATGCTTTTCTGGAAACCCTGTGCCCGCTATCCAGAGCATTACCACATTCTTGACCCCTTGGTGCATTTTGCCGAAGGGGCTGAAGGGGAGGCCAGCTTCACCATGTCCATGATTCGTTCGGGGCAACTGGCCACGGAGCGAGTCTGTTACCAGTCGGCCTTTGGTCACTTCCTGGCCACAACACCTCTACCCGGATCCACCAGGCAGATCTTGCAGGCCGGGATGTTCTGGCAACGGGTGCCTGCTGACCTGGCGCACCTGGAGGCGTTCCTGGCGGAGTTCGCCCTCTGTTTTCCACCAGAGTACCCCTGGTGGGAGTTTGACCTGCAGGGCGATCGCATTCGGGAGTTGCTCGATCGCCACAGTCCGGATATGCTGCGGGCGATCCTGGCCCAGTTGCCATTCCATCCCACCACGACATTACGCAGGATACCGTTAGAACTGGCGGCCCTGAAAGCCAGAGTTCGAGGGCGGTTGTCCAGGGTCAAAGGCCGATTCCGTCATCAGTAA
- a CDS encoding SIMPL domain-containing protein (The SIMPL domain is named for its presence in mouse protein SIMPL (signalling molecule that associates with mouse pelle-like kinase). Bacterial member BP26, from Brucella, was shown to assemble into a channel-like structure, while YggE from E. coli has been associated with resistance to oxidative stress.), with translation MKLALKSHQNLDVLKFLGTVSLACLLGLSLSTSVLAQERLLRTITVTGRGEESIAATIAQIRLGVEIQGKTAAEVQQEVARRSAAVVTLLRSRNVGKLETSEVRLSPVYTYTDNVQRLSGYTASNIVSFRINPNQAGSLLDDAVKAGATRIDSITLVAAEPEIAAAQKQALREATEDAQQQADAVLSVLKLTRKDVVNIQVNGANTPPPVPIADLQFAKTAPTASTPIIAGEQQVEATVTLQISY, from the coding sequence ATGAAGTTAGCGTTAAAGTCCCATCAAAATCTGGACGTTCTCAAGTTTCTCGGAACAGTTTCCCTGGCCTGCCTGCTGGGCCTCAGCCTCAGTACGTCCGTTCTAGCCCAGGAGCGCCTCCTACGAACCATCACCGTGACCGGACGCGGGGAGGAAAGTATCGCTGCCACTATCGCCCAGATTCGTCTAGGGGTAGAAATTCAGGGAAAAACAGCAGCCGAGGTGCAGCAGGAAGTGGCCCGACGATCGGCGGCAGTTGTGACTCTGTTGAGATCGCGGAATGTGGGCAAGTTGGAGACCAGCGAAGTCCGCTTGAGCCCTGTCTACACCTACACCGACAATGTGCAGCGCCTATCGGGTTATACCGCCAGCAATATTGTCAGCTTTCGGATCAATCCCAATCAAGCTGGCTCCTTACTGGATGATGCAGTGAAGGCAGGTGCAACTCGGATTGACAGTATTACTCTGGTCGCCGCTGAGCCTGAGATCGCAGCAGCCCAGAAGCAGGCCCTGCGGGAAGCGACGGAAGATGCACAACAGCAGGCAGATGCGGTGCTGAGTGTGCTGAAGTTGACCCGGAAAGATGTGGTCAATATTCAAGTAAATGGGGCCAATACCCCCCCACCTGTGCCTATAGCCGATTTGCAATTTGCCAAAACCGCTCCCACCGCTTCTACTCCGATCATTGCTGGGGAACAACAGGTCGAAGCCACCGTCACGCTGCAAATTAGTTACTGA